The window CTCTCTGGAACCGTATCAGGTCCTCCCTGCCGAACTCCTTGCACAGGGTGTCCCAGAACTGCGGCTCGATGCAGGCAATGGTGACATACTCCCCGTCCTTGCAGCGGTAGACGTTCGTCCAGGGATGTGCACCGGTGAGGCGCGTTTCGCCGCGGCGGGGCGCCTCGCCAGTGAGGAAGTAGTTGGGCGTTTCCTGTGACATGAGTGAGATGACGCTATCAAGATAGGCGATATCGACATGCTGACCCCGCCCGGTCCTCTCCCTGGCGAAGAGTGCGATCAGGATACCCGACAGGCCATGCATCGCCGCACCGCCGAAGTCGGCGACCAGGTTGCTCGGTAGGTATGGGGGGCCGTTCCGCTGTCCGATAAGGCTGAGGGCGCCGGCAAGTGAGATGTAGTTCATATCGTGGGCGGGCCTGGAAACATAGGGTCCGTCCTGCCCGAAACCGCTCAGCGAGCAATAGACCAGCCGGGGGTTTATCACTTTCAAGTCCTCGTAGCCGGCACCAAGGCGTGCCATCACCCCGGGACGGAAACCTTCCAGCAGCACGTCCGCCTTTTCTACCAGCTTCTTCAGCACCGCATGGCCATCCTCGCTCTTAAGGTTGATGATGATGCTCTTCTTGTTGCGGTGGACTGTCTGGAAAGCGGCTAGTCTCTCCTGGTCCATATCCCCACGCGGCGTGGCACCGGGTGGTGGGTCGACTCTGATAACGTCAGCCCCAAAATCACCAAGGAACATGGTAGTGTGCGACCCCGGGTACCCACGTGTGAAATCCAAGGCAACGAGTCCTTCAAACGGCAGCATGGTAGACCTCCTGGACAGATTCGATAGTGACATGATACATTCCCCCCTGTCCGGTGTGCAACTATCTGTACTCGTTCAATACATTATTGGCACTCCGGCACATCCAATGCCGGTTGCCACCGGAGAATACCTGTTCTGAATGAGAGACACACCGTCGACCGCAAGAGCAGCCGGGGCAGTTTGGATATTTACGAAGTGATGCTATAATGGTGGACATACCCTGAATATGTCGTAATAGCGAGGTCAAGATGAAACTAAAAGACAAGATTGCCGTCGTTACCGGTGGCGGTCAGGGAATCGGCCGGGGTATTGTGCTCTGTCTTGCTGAAGAAGGGGCTGATGTTGCCGTGATTGAAATCAACCCTGAGACCGCCAGAAAGGTCGCCACCGAAGTGGAGCAAATGGGACGACGCGCACTGGTCGTCGTTGCTGATGCCACCGATGATGACTCCGTGGTGAAGTCGGTCCGGGAGGTTATCGACCACTTCGGCAGGATCGACATCCTGGTCAATAATGTCGGTGGCTCCGACGAAGGAGGCTCCGATAGTATAGCCTTGGGCGGGACCGGCTGGGACGGATACTATCGCCTGACCCTGAAAGCGCACGTCCTCATGTCCCAGGCAGTAATACCCTACCTCAGAGAGCAGAAGAGCGGTAAGATAATCAACATATCCTCGGAGGCGGGTCGGGTTGGCTCCCCCCTGCTGATGGCCTATTCCGCATTCAAGAGCGGTGTGATTTCTCTCACAAAGTCACTCGCCCTGCAACTGGCTGGCGACAATATCAACGTCAACTGCGTCTGCCCCGGTGTCATCTGGACGCCACTGTGGGAGAGGCTGGCGCAGGGTTTGATTGACATGAACCCCGCTCTTAAAGACATGTCGCCGCGTGAGTTTTTCGAGAAACGGATAGTTTCCCAAAGACCGATGGGGAGAGAGGAGACAGCGGAAGACATTGGACGAACGGTAGTCTTCTTCGCTTCCGAGGACGCACGGGCCATCACCGGTCAGTCCCTGAACGTCAACGGCGGCAATGTTATGAACTAGTACCTAGTTGCACAAATCCGCGCAACATTCAGATTCTGTGTCTCCTCGCTCCGCTCGGAGTCCCGGCTAAGAATGACATGTCAATGGCATGTCACCCTGAGTGTAGCGAAGGGTCTCACCCTGCGGAACATACTACCTGGTATTTAGGCAACTGAGTACTAGAAACTCGGCATACACCAAACCGGGAACAGGTGAGATTCAGCAGTACTAAGGAGGTCTAACTAGTGGCCAGGATTAACGGAGGCAAGCTGGTTGCCAGAGTGCTCAAGCAGGAGGGAGTAGAGTATATATTCGCCCTGTCCGGCGGGGAAATCGACCCTATATTCCAGGGTTGTACCGACGAAGGTATTAAGGTCATAGACACCCGTCATGAACAGGCGGCGGTCTTCGCCGCCGAAGGCTGGGCTATGATGACGGGAAAACCGGGTATTGCCGCCGCCACCGCGGGGCCGGGATTCACCAACGCCGTCACCGGACTGTGGGACGCTTTCGGGAAGGCCTGCCCGATAATAGTCTTCGGGGGCAGGACAGGAATACAGAACTTCGAACTGGGTGCCCTCCAGGACATGAACTCCCTGGAACTGGCCAGCGCCATCACCAAGTGGGCACGGGCGGGCTACGAGACGAAACGAATCGCCGAGTATGTCAGCATGGCATTCCGGCAGGCCCTTGGCGGTCGACCGGGACCGGTCTACCTGGAGTTTCCCGTTGACGTGCTCAACGCTGAGATTGAAGAGGATGAGGTAGTGCTGCCGACCAACTACCGGACAGACGCCCGACCCCAGGGAGACCCGGAGATGGTCAGGCAGGCCGTGGACATCCTTCTGAAGGCCGAACGACCGCTGGTAATCGGCGGCATGGGCCTCTGGTGGTCGCAGGCCGCCGATGAGCTCCGCGAGTTCATTGAATTGACCGGTATACCTTTCAGCAGCAGTATCGGCAGCAGCTCGCTTCCCGCCGACCATCCGCTATGCCTCAATCCCCGCGTGGGAACCGACCAGGCAGACGCAATTCTGGTCATCGGCAAACGGATGGACTTCCTGATGGCTTACGGACGAGCCCCCCAGTTCAATAAGGACAGCAAGTGGATTCAGATAGACATCGAGCCCACCGAGATAGGGCGTAACCGGCCGATTGACATCGGCATTATCGGGGATGCGAAAGCGGTGCTGAGGCAGATGAGCGACGAAGCCCGCGACAGGTGCCAGGGCAGAAAGGAACTACCCTGGGTGGAGCAATGCCACAAGCTTGTTATGGTCCAGCAGGAGCAGATGGCCGGCCTTATGAACTCCGATAGTAGCCCGGTCCATCCCGCCCGTCTCTGCCGGGAGATTCGTGACTTCCTTGACCGGGACGCTACAATAGTTATGGAT is drawn from Dehalococcoidales bacterium and contains these coding sequences:
- a CDS encoding CaiB/BaiF CoA-transferase family protein — encoded protein: MLPFEGLVALDFTRGYPGSHTTMFLGDFGADVIRVDPPPGATPRGDMDQERLAAFQTVHRNKKSIIINLKSEDGHAVLKKLVEKADVLLEGFRPGVMARLGAGYEDLKVINPRLVYCSLSGFGQDGPYVSRPAHDMNYISLAGALSLIGQRNGPPYLPSNLVADFGGAAMHGLSGILIALFARERTGRGQHVDIAYLDSVISLMSQETPNYFLTGEAPRRGETRLTGAHPWTNVYRCKDGEYVTIACIEPQFWDTLCKEFGREDLIRFQREPYPQEELDDVTRQLAEVFLAKTRDEWAAFFEGKEVCFGPVLYLNETFQDPQVRHREMVVEIDHPTVGKVRQIGLPVKLSDTPGEIRRLGTPNGADTGEILRELGYGEEEVGALLDSGAVTQSGAG
- a CDS encoding SDR family NAD(P)-dependent oxidoreductase, which translates into the protein MKLKDKIAVVTGGGQGIGRGIVLCLAEEGADVAVIEINPETARKVATEVEQMGRRALVVVADATDDDSVVKSVREVIDHFGRIDILVNNVGGSDEGGSDSIALGGTGWDGYYRLTLKAHVLMSQAVIPYLREQKSGKIINISSEAGRVGSPLLMAYSAFKSGVISLTKSLALQLAGDNINVNCVCPGVIWTPLWERLAQGLIDMNPALKDMSPREFFEKRIVSQRPMGREETAEDIGRTVVFFASEDARAITGQSLNVNGGNVMN
- a CDS encoding thiamine pyrophosphate-binding protein → MARINGGKLVARVLKQEGVEYIFALSGGEIDPIFQGCTDEGIKVIDTRHEQAAVFAAEGWAMMTGKPGIAAATAGPGFTNAVTGLWDAFGKACPIIVFGGRTGIQNFELGALQDMNSLELASAITKWARAGYETKRIAEYVSMAFRQALGGRPGPVYLEFPVDVLNAEIEEDEVVLPTNYRTDARPQGDPEMVRQAVDILLKAERPLVIGGMGLWWSQAADELREFIELTGIPFSSSIGSSSLPADHPLCLNPRVGTDQADAILVIGKRMDFLMAYGRAPQFNKDSKWIQIDIEPTEIGRNRPIDIGIIGDAKAVLRQMSDEARDRCQGRKELPWVEQCHKLVMVQQEQMAGLMNSDSSPVHPARLCREIRDFLDRDATIVMDGGEISGWGFRVLRSYYPGHMLSILPTGTLGVGPSYSIAARLARPDNQVLYLSGDGSFGLNAMEFNTMVRHNLPIVSIISNDGSWGVIKRLQQNRGTGRVVGSDLGYVRYDKVVEALGGYGEAVDKPEDIRPALERAFASGLPACINVRTSF